A window of Cryptomeria japonica chromosome 3, Sugi_1.0, whole genome shotgun sequence contains these coding sequences:
- the LOC131066001 gene encoding probable amidase At4g34880 isoform X5: MIYKKLVILALRVSLGRPHKAENMGNYRPGIPFLKYLFLIVFSSQGRCQDVLRDPSFHIEEATIQQIQLAFKTGRLTSTSLVEFYLHTIEKLNPELHAVIEVNPDVLLLAEKADVERHKAGGYIGGLHGIPVLLKDNIASKDKLNTTAGSFALLGTEVPRDAAVVSKLRKAGAIILGKASLSEWADFRTFHMPSGWSARGGQCKNPYVLTADPCGSSTGSAVGVSANMVAVSLGTETYGSILCPSSSNSVVGIKPTVGLTSRAGVIPISHNQDTVGPICRTVSDAVYLLDEIVGYDIHDHEATESAAQLIPKGGYKQFLKIDGLQGKRLGIVRNPDLSPGSTKAVSFEKHLETMRREGAILEENHIFSELLNIRNDTEETVAEYDFKHDLNIYLAELLQSPVRTLADVISFNIQHAIEGILV; the protein is encoded by the exons atgatatacAAGAAATTGGTTATATTAGCATTGCGGGTATCATTGGGTAGACCTCACAAAGCTGAGAACATGGGCAATTACAGACCGGGGATTCCCTTCTTAAAATACCTTTTTCTTATAGTGTTTTCTTCACAGGGCAGATGTCAAGATGTTCTTAGGGATCCATCTTTCCACATAGAAGAAGCCACAATTCAACAAATCCAATTAGCGTTCAAGACAGGCAGGCTTACGTCGACAAGCCTTGTGGAATTCTATCTCCACACCATTGAAAAACTCAATCCAGAACTCCATGCTGTGATCGAAGTGAATCCTGATGTTCTCCTGCTGGCTGAGAAAGCAGATGTAGAAAGGCACAAAGCAGGAGGATATATTGGTGGCCTCCATGGAATACCTGTGCTACTTAAAGACAATATTGCTTCCAAGGATAAGCTCAATACAACTGCAGGCTCATTTGCTCTTTTGGGTACAGAGGTTCCAAGAGATGCGGCAGTGGTATCCAAGCTGCGGAAGGCCGGTGCCATAATATTGGGCAAGGCCAGCTTAAGTGAATGGGCAGATTTCAGGACATTCCATATGCCTAGTGGATGGAGTGCTAGAGGTGGTCAATGTAAG AATCCTTATGTTTTGACAGCTGATCCCTGTGGATCAAGCACTGGATCAGCAGTAGGAGTGTCAGCAAACATGGTAGCAGTGTCATTAGGTACGGAAACGTATGGCTCAATTCTTTGCCCATCTAGCTCTAACAGTGTTGTGGGAATAAAACCTACAGTTGGGTTAACAAGCAGGGCAGGAGTCATTCCCATCTCACACAACCAAGACACTGTGGG ACCTATTTGCAGAACTGTATCAGATGCAGTTTACCTGCTGGATGAGATTGTTGGGTATGACATACATGATCACGAAGCCACAGAGAGTGCAGCTCAGTTAATTCCAAAAGGTGGGTATAAGCAGTTTCTCAAGATTGATGGGTTGCAGGGCAAGAGGTTGGGCATTGTTCGAAACCCAGACTTATCACCTGGGTCCACTAAAGCAGTATCCTTTGAGAAGCATTTGGAAACTATGAG GAGGGAAGGTGCAATTTTGGAGGAAAATCATATATTCAGTGAACTCCTAAATATAAGAAATGATACGGAGGAAACAGTGGCAGAGTACGATTTTAAACATGACCTAAATATTTACCTTGCTGAGCTCCTGCAATCTCCTGTTCGTACATTGGCTGATGTCATCTCATTTAATATCCAGCATGCTATTGAG GGTATCCTGGTATAA
- the LOC131066001 gene encoding probable amidase At4g34880 isoform X1, producing the protein MIYKKLVILALRVSLGRPHKAENMGNYRPGIPFLKYLFLIVFSSQGRCQDVLRDPSFHIEEATIQQIQLAFKTGRLTSTSLVEFYLHTIEKLNPELHAVIEVNPDVLLLAEKADVERHKAGGYIGGLHGIPVLLKDNIASKDKLNTTAGSFALLGTEVPRDAAVVSKLRKAGAIILGKASLSEWADFRTFHMPSGWSARGGQCKNPYVLTADPCGSSTGSAVGVSANMVAVSLGTETYGSILCPSSSNSVVGIKPTVGLTSRAGVIPISHNQDTVGPICRTVSDAVYLLDEIVGYDIHDHEATESAAQLIPKGGYKQFLKIDGLQGKRLGIVRNPDLSPGSTKAVSFEKHLETMRREGAILEENHIFSELLNIRNDTEETVAEYDFKHDLNIYLAELLQSPVRTLADVISFNIQHAIEEELSRFGQDIFLRAQNTSGLDTQQYREALNINHMLTKNGIHKVLIAYELDALVTLDDGIYTVLGIAGYPGISVPAGYSKAGVPFGIYFGGRRGSEPTLIEIAYAFEQVTKLRMIPLFTRQKIVTSFSEEVLV; encoded by the exons atgatatacAAGAAATTGGTTATATTAGCATTGCGGGTATCATTGGGTAGACCTCACAAAGCTGAGAACATGGGCAATTACAGACCGGGGATTCCCTTCTTAAAATACCTTTTTCTTATAGTGTTTTCTTCACAGGGCAGATGTCAAGATGTTCTTAGGGATCCATCTTTCCACATAGAAGAAGCCACAATTCAACAAATCCAATTAGCGTTCAAGACAGGCAGGCTTACGTCGACAAGCCTTGTGGAATTCTATCTCCACACCATTGAAAAACTCAATCCAGAACTCCATGCTGTGATCGAAGTGAATCCTGATGTTCTCCTGCTGGCTGAGAAAGCAGATGTAGAAAGGCACAAAGCAGGAGGATATATTGGTGGCCTCCATGGAATACCTGTGCTACTTAAAGACAATATTGCTTCCAAGGATAAGCTCAATACAACTGCAGGCTCATTTGCTCTTTTGGGTACAGAGGTTCCAAGAGATGCGGCAGTGGTATCCAAGCTGCGGAAGGCCGGTGCCATAATATTGGGCAAGGCCAGCTTAAGTGAATGGGCAGATTTCAGGACATTCCATATGCCTAGTGGATGGAGTGCTAGAGGTGGTCAATGTAAG AATCCTTATGTTTTGACAGCTGATCCCTGTGGATCAAGCACTGGATCAGCAGTAGGAGTGTCAGCAAACATGGTAGCAGTGTCATTAGGTACGGAAACGTATGGCTCAATTCTTTGCCCATCTAGCTCTAACAGTGTTGTGGGAATAAAACCTACAGTTGGGTTAACAAGCAGGGCAGGAGTCATTCCCATCTCACACAACCAAGACACTGTGGG ACCTATTTGCAGAACTGTATCAGATGCAGTTTACCTGCTGGATGAGATTGTTGGGTATGACATACATGATCACGAAGCCACAGAGAGTGCAGCTCAGTTAATTCCAAAAGGTGGGTATAAGCAGTTTCTCAAGATTGATGGGTTGCAGGGCAAGAGGTTGGGCATTGTTCGAAACCCAGACTTATCACCTGGGTCCACTAAAGCAGTATCCTTTGAGAAGCATTTGGAAACTATGAG GAGGGAAGGTGCAATTTTGGAGGAAAATCATATATTCAGTGAACTCCTAAATATAAGAAATGATACGGAGGAAACAGTGGCAGAGTACGATTTTAAACATGACCTAAATATTTACCTTGCTGAGCTCCTGCAATCTCCTGTTCGTACATTGGCTGATGTCATCTCATTTAATATCCAGCATGCTATTGAG GAAGAGCTTTCAAGGTTTGGACAGGATATTTTCCTCCGGGCTCAGAACACATCAGGCTTAGATACCCAGCAATATAGAGAGGCCCTTAACATAAATCACATGCTAACGAAAAATGGAATCCATAAAGTTCTAATAGCATATGAACTTGATGCCCTTGTGACACTTGATGATGGAATTTATACAGTTCTAGGCATTGCAGGGTATCCTGGTATAAGTGTGCCTGCAGGTTACAGTAAAGCTGGCGTACCCTTTGGCATATATTTTGGAGGGAGGAGGGGTTCAGAGCCTACCCTCATTGAGATTGCCTATGCTTTTGAACAAGTAACTAAGCTCAGGATGATTCCTTTATTTACGAGACAGAAAATTGTGACAAGTTTCTCTGAGGAAGTGTTGGTGTAA
- the LOC131066001 gene encoding probable amidase At4g34880 isoform X6: MIYKKLVILALRVSLGRPHKAENMGNYRPGIPFLKYLFLIVFSSQGRCQDVLRDPSFHIEEATIQQIQLAFKTGRLTSTSLVEFYLHTIEKLNPELHAVIEVNPDVLLLAEKADVERHKAGGYIGGLHGIPVLLKDNIASKDKLNTTAGSFALLGTEVPRDAAVVSKLRKAGAIILGKASLSEWADFRTFHMPSGWSARGGQCKNPYVLTADPCGSSTGSAVGVSANMVAVSLGTETYGSILCPSSSNSVVGIKPTVGLTSRAGVIPISHNQDTVGPICRTVSDAVYLLDEIVGYDIHDHEATESAAQLIPKGGYKQFLKIDGLQGKRLGIVRNPDLSPGSTKAVSFEKHLETMRREGAILEENHIFSELLNIRNDTEETVAEYDFKHDLNIYLAELLQSPVRTLADVISFNIQHAIEE; this comes from the exons atgatatacAAGAAATTGGTTATATTAGCATTGCGGGTATCATTGGGTAGACCTCACAAAGCTGAGAACATGGGCAATTACAGACCGGGGATTCCCTTCTTAAAATACCTTTTTCTTATAGTGTTTTCTTCACAGGGCAGATGTCAAGATGTTCTTAGGGATCCATCTTTCCACATAGAAGAAGCCACAATTCAACAAATCCAATTAGCGTTCAAGACAGGCAGGCTTACGTCGACAAGCCTTGTGGAATTCTATCTCCACACCATTGAAAAACTCAATCCAGAACTCCATGCTGTGATCGAAGTGAATCCTGATGTTCTCCTGCTGGCTGAGAAAGCAGATGTAGAAAGGCACAAAGCAGGAGGATATATTGGTGGCCTCCATGGAATACCTGTGCTACTTAAAGACAATATTGCTTCCAAGGATAAGCTCAATACAACTGCAGGCTCATTTGCTCTTTTGGGTACAGAGGTTCCAAGAGATGCGGCAGTGGTATCCAAGCTGCGGAAGGCCGGTGCCATAATATTGGGCAAGGCCAGCTTAAGTGAATGGGCAGATTTCAGGACATTCCATATGCCTAGTGGATGGAGTGCTAGAGGTGGTCAATGTAAG AATCCTTATGTTTTGACAGCTGATCCCTGTGGATCAAGCACTGGATCAGCAGTAGGAGTGTCAGCAAACATGGTAGCAGTGTCATTAGGTACGGAAACGTATGGCTCAATTCTTTGCCCATCTAGCTCTAACAGTGTTGTGGGAATAAAACCTACAGTTGGGTTAACAAGCAGGGCAGGAGTCATTCCCATCTCACACAACCAAGACACTGTGGG ACCTATTTGCAGAACTGTATCAGATGCAGTTTACCTGCTGGATGAGATTGTTGGGTATGACATACATGATCACGAAGCCACAGAGAGTGCAGCTCAGTTAATTCCAAAAGGTGGGTATAAGCAGTTTCTCAAGATTGATGGGTTGCAGGGCAAGAGGTTGGGCATTGTTCGAAACCCAGACTTATCACCTGGGTCCACTAAAGCAGTATCCTTTGAGAAGCATTTGGAAACTATGAG GAGGGAAGGTGCAATTTTGGAGGAAAATCATATATTCAGTGAACTCCTAAATATAAGAAATGATACGGAGGAAACAGTGGCAGAGTACGATTTTAAACATGACCTAAATATTTACCTTGCTGAGCTCCTGCAATCTCCTGTTCGTACATTGGCTGATGTCATCTCATTTAATATCCAGCATGCTATTGAG GAGTAA
- the LOC131066001 gene encoding probable amidase At4g34880 isoform X4: MIYKKLVILALRVSLGRPHKAENMGNYRPGIPFLKYLFLIVFSSQGRCQDVLRDPSFHIEEATIQQIQLAFKTGRLTSTSLVEFYLHTIEKLNPELHAVIEVNPDVLLLAEKADVERHKAGGYIGGLHGIPVLLKDNIASKDKLNTTAGSFALLGTEVPRDAAVVSKLRKAGAIILGKASLSEWADFRTFHMPSGWSARGGQCKNPYVLTADPCGSSTGSAVGVSANMVAVSLGTETYGSILCPSSSNSVVGIKPTVGLTSRAGVIPISHNQDTVGPICRTVSDAVYLLDEIVGYDIHDHEATESAAQLIPKGGYKQFLKIDGLQGKRLGIVRNPDLSPGSTKAVSFEKHLETMRREGAILEENHIFSELLNIRNDTEETVAEYDFKHDLNIYLAELLQSPVRTLADVISFNIQHAIELQKQSS; this comes from the exons atgatatacAAGAAATTGGTTATATTAGCATTGCGGGTATCATTGGGTAGACCTCACAAAGCTGAGAACATGGGCAATTACAGACCGGGGATTCCCTTCTTAAAATACCTTTTTCTTATAGTGTTTTCTTCACAGGGCAGATGTCAAGATGTTCTTAGGGATCCATCTTTCCACATAGAAGAAGCCACAATTCAACAAATCCAATTAGCGTTCAAGACAGGCAGGCTTACGTCGACAAGCCTTGTGGAATTCTATCTCCACACCATTGAAAAACTCAATCCAGAACTCCATGCTGTGATCGAAGTGAATCCTGATGTTCTCCTGCTGGCTGAGAAAGCAGATGTAGAAAGGCACAAAGCAGGAGGATATATTGGTGGCCTCCATGGAATACCTGTGCTACTTAAAGACAATATTGCTTCCAAGGATAAGCTCAATACAACTGCAGGCTCATTTGCTCTTTTGGGTACAGAGGTTCCAAGAGATGCGGCAGTGGTATCCAAGCTGCGGAAGGCCGGTGCCATAATATTGGGCAAGGCCAGCTTAAGTGAATGGGCAGATTTCAGGACATTCCATATGCCTAGTGGATGGAGTGCTAGAGGTGGTCAATGTAAG AATCCTTATGTTTTGACAGCTGATCCCTGTGGATCAAGCACTGGATCAGCAGTAGGAGTGTCAGCAAACATGGTAGCAGTGTCATTAGGTACGGAAACGTATGGCTCAATTCTTTGCCCATCTAGCTCTAACAGTGTTGTGGGAATAAAACCTACAGTTGGGTTAACAAGCAGGGCAGGAGTCATTCCCATCTCACACAACCAAGACACTGTGGG ACCTATTTGCAGAACTGTATCAGATGCAGTTTACCTGCTGGATGAGATTGTTGGGTATGACATACATGATCACGAAGCCACAGAGAGTGCAGCTCAGTTAATTCCAAAAGGTGGGTATAAGCAGTTTCTCAAGATTGATGGGTTGCAGGGCAAGAGGTTGGGCATTGTTCGAAACCCAGACTTATCACCTGGGTCCACTAAAGCAGTATCCTTTGAGAAGCATTTGGAAACTATGAG GAGGGAAGGTGCAATTTTGGAGGAAAATCATATATTCAGTGAACTCCTAAATATAAGAAATGATACGGAGGAAACAGTGGCAGAGTACGATTTTAAACATGACCTAAATATTTACCTTGCTGAGCTCCTGCAATCTCCTGTTCGTACATTGGCTGATGTCATCTCATTTAATATCCAGCATGCTATTGAG TTGCAGAAGCAGTCAAGCTAA
- the LOC131066001 gene encoding probable amidase At4g34880 isoform X3, producing the protein MIYKKLVILALRVSLGRPHKAENMGNYRPGIPFLKYLFLIVFSSQGRCQDVLRDPSFHIEEATIQQIQLAFKTGRLTSTSLVEFYLHTIEKLNPELHAVIEVNPDVLLLAEKADVERHKAGGYIGGLHGIPVLLKDNIASKDKLNTTAGSFALLGTEVPRDAAVVSKLRKAGAIILGKASLSEWADFRTFHMPSGWSARGGQCKNPYVLTADPCGSSTGSAVGVSANMVAVSLGTETYGSILCPSSSNSVVGIKPTVGLTSRAGVIPISHNQDTVGPICRTVSDAVYLLDEIVGYDIHDHEATESAAQLIPKGGYKQFLKIDGLQGKRLGIVRNPDLSPGSTKAVSFEKHLETMRREGAILEENHIFSELLNIRNDTEETVAEYDFKHDLNIYLAELLQSPVRTLADVISFNIQHAIEVFHIPS; encoded by the exons atgatatacAAGAAATTGGTTATATTAGCATTGCGGGTATCATTGGGTAGACCTCACAAAGCTGAGAACATGGGCAATTACAGACCGGGGATTCCCTTCTTAAAATACCTTTTTCTTATAGTGTTTTCTTCACAGGGCAGATGTCAAGATGTTCTTAGGGATCCATCTTTCCACATAGAAGAAGCCACAATTCAACAAATCCAATTAGCGTTCAAGACAGGCAGGCTTACGTCGACAAGCCTTGTGGAATTCTATCTCCACACCATTGAAAAACTCAATCCAGAACTCCATGCTGTGATCGAAGTGAATCCTGATGTTCTCCTGCTGGCTGAGAAAGCAGATGTAGAAAGGCACAAAGCAGGAGGATATATTGGTGGCCTCCATGGAATACCTGTGCTACTTAAAGACAATATTGCTTCCAAGGATAAGCTCAATACAACTGCAGGCTCATTTGCTCTTTTGGGTACAGAGGTTCCAAGAGATGCGGCAGTGGTATCCAAGCTGCGGAAGGCCGGTGCCATAATATTGGGCAAGGCCAGCTTAAGTGAATGGGCAGATTTCAGGACATTCCATATGCCTAGTGGATGGAGTGCTAGAGGTGGTCAATGTAAG AATCCTTATGTTTTGACAGCTGATCCCTGTGGATCAAGCACTGGATCAGCAGTAGGAGTGTCAGCAAACATGGTAGCAGTGTCATTAGGTACGGAAACGTATGGCTCAATTCTTTGCCCATCTAGCTCTAACAGTGTTGTGGGAATAAAACCTACAGTTGGGTTAACAAGCAGGGCAGGAGTCATTCCCATCTCACACAACCAAGACACTGTGGG ACCTATTTGCAGAACTGTATCAGATGCAGTTTACCTGCTGGATGAGATTGTTGGGTATGACATACATGATCACGAAGCCACAGAGAGTGCAGCTCAGTTAATTCCAAAAGGTGGGTATAAGCAGTTTCTCAAGATTGATGGGTTGCAGGGCAAGAGGTTGGGCATTGTTCGAAACCCAGACTTATCACCTGGGTCCACTAAAGCAGTATCCTTTGAGAAGCATTTGGAAACTATGAG GAGGGAAGGTGCAATTTTGGAGGAAAATCATATATTCAGTGAACTCCTAAATATAAGAAATGATACGGAGGAAACAGTGGCAGAGTACGATTTTAAACATGACCTAAATATTTACCTTGCTGAGCTCCTGCAATCTCCTGTTCGTACATTGGCTGATGTCATCTCATTTAATATCCAGCATGCTATTGAG GTTTTCCACATTCCAAGTTGA
- the LOC131066001 gene encoding probable amidase At4g34880 isoform X2, producing the protein MIYKKLVILALRVSLGRPHKAENMGNYRPGIPFLKYLFLIVFSSQGRCQDVLRDPSFHIEEATIQQIQLAFKTGRLTSTSLVEFYLHTIEKLNPELHAVIEVNPDVLLLAEKADVERHKAGGYIGGLHGIPVLLKDNIASKDKLNTTAGSFALLGTEVPRDAAVVSKLRKAGAIILGKASLSEWADFRTFHMPSGWSARGGQCKNPYVLTADPCGSSTGSAVGVSANMVAVSLGTETYGSILCPSSSNSVVGIKPTVGLTSRAGVIPISHNQDTVGPICRTVSDAVYLLDEIVGYDIHDHEATESAAQLIPKGGYKQFLKIDGLQGKRLGIVRNPDLSPGSTKAVSFEKHLETMRREGAILEENHIFSELLNIRNDTEETVAEYDFKHDLNIYLAELLQSPVRTLADVISFNIQHAIESFQGLDRIFSSGLRTHQA; encoded by the exons atgatatacAAGAAATTGGTTATATTAGCATTGCGGGTATCATTGGGTAGACCTCACAAAGCTGAGAACATGGGCAATTACAGACCGGGGATTCCCTTCTTAAAATACCTTTTTCTTATAGTGTTTTCTTCACAGGGCAGATGTCAAGATGTTCTTAGGGATCCATCTTTCCACATAGAAGAAGCCACAATTCAACAAATCCAATTAGCGTTCAAGACAGGCAGGCTTACGTCGACAAGCCTTGTGGAATTCTATCTCCACACCATTGAAAAACTCAATCCAGAACTCCATGCTGTGATCGAAGTGAATCCTGATGTTCTCCTGCTGGCTGAGAAAGCAGATGTAGAAAGGCACAAAGCAGGAGGATATATTGGTGGCCTCCATGGAATACCTGTGCTACTTAAAGACAATATTGCTTCCAAGGATAAGCTCAATACAACTGCAGGCTCATTTGCTCTTTTGGGTACAGAGGTTCCAAGAGATGCGGCAGTGGTATCCAAGCTGCGGAAGGCCGGTGCCATAATATTGGGCAAGGCCAGCTTAAGTGAATGGGCAGATTTCAGGACATTCCATATGCCTAGTGGATGGAGTGCTAGAGGTGGTCAATGTAAG AATCCTTATGTTTTGACAGCTGATCCCTGTGGATCAAGCACTGGATCAGCAGTAGGAGTGTCAGCAAACATGGTAGCAGTGTCATTAGGTACGGAAACGTATGGCTCAATTCTTTGCCCATCTAGCTCTAACAGTGTTGTGGGAATAAAACCTACAGTTGGGTTAACAAGCAGGGCAGGAGTCATTCCCATCTCACACAACCAAGACACTGTGGG ACCTATTTGCAGAACTGTATCAGATGCAGTTTACCTGCTGGATGAGATTGTTGGGTATGACATACATGATCACGAAGCCACAGAGAGTGCAGCTCAGTTAATTCCAAAAGGTGGGTATAAGCAGTTTCTCAAGATTGATGGGTTGCAGGGCAAGAGGTTGGGCATTGTTCGAAACCCAGACTTATCACCTGGGTCCACTAAAGCAGTATCCTTTGAGAAGCATTTGGAAACTATGAG GAGGGAAGGTGCAATTTTGGAGGAAAATCATATATTCAGTGAACTCCTAAATATAAGAAATGATACGGAGGAAACAGTGGCAGAGTACGATTTTAAACATGACCTAAATATTTACCTTGCTGAGCTCCTGCAATCTCCTGTTCGTACATTGGCTGATGTCATCTCATTTAATATCCAGCATGCTATTGAG AGCTTTCAAGGTTTGGACAGGATATTTTCCTCCGGGCTCAGAACACATCAGGCTTAG